The Vairimorpha necatrix chromosome 1, complete sequence genome contains a region encoding:
- a CDS encoding putative transmembrane protein translates to MNQKDKKVPIFKEDDFLPYVDTSAFFSYIFLSICFLFGSLFYNSQLISYGVVPLAFANMVGCYSTEKYILYVVDITYVFYILLHIKTLI, encoded by the coding sequence ATGAAtcaaaaagataaaaaagtgCCGATTTTTAAGGAGGATGATTTTCTTCCTTATGTTGACACATCTGCATTCTTTTCGTATATTTTCCTTTCTATCTGTTTCCTGTTTGgttctttattttataattctcAGTTGATAAGTTATGGAGTTGTCCCATTGGCCTTTGCTAATATGGTAGGCTGCTATAGTACAGAGaaatatattctttatGTAGTTGATATAACATAtgtgttttatatattattacatattaaaacattaatataa
- a CDS encoding ribosomal protein eL15, whose product MAAADYIREIQKAKQSDIMRYLLRLRVCEYRQRGEVFRVERPTFLQRARTLGYRNKEGVLCYIARVKKGNRKREYNNGNTRGKCKNARIHQITPAVRHQATAEQIVGKRHPNLRVLNSYWVNQDLVYKYFEVIMVDPFHNAIRNDPKLNWICKGVMKHRECRGLTSASKKSRGLGHGIKYNNTIGGSVRACWKRNVTTSLRRFR is encoded by the coding sequence atggcTGCTGCTGATTACATTAGAGAAATCCAGAAAGCTAAACAATCTGACATCATGAGATATTTACTAAGACTCAGAGTCTGTGAATACAGACAAAGAGGAGAAGTGTTCAGAGTAGAGCGCCCTACTTTCCTCCAAAGGGCTAGAACTCTAGGATACAGAAATAAAGAAGGTGTCTTGTGCTACATCGCCAGAGTGAAGAAAGGAAATAGAAAAAGGGAATACAACAATGGTAACACACGGggtaaatgtaaaaatgcTCGTATTCATCAGATCACTCCTGCAGTGAGACACCAGGCCACTGCCGAACAGATAGTCGGGAAAAGACACCCAAATCTCAGAGTTCTTAACTCTTACTGGGTAAACCAAGATTtagtttataaatattttgaagtCATAATGGTAGACCCTTTCCATAACGCTATAAGAAATGATCCTAAGCTTAACTGGATCTGTAAGGGCGTGATGAAACACAGGGAATGCAGAGGACTCACTTCTGCTTCTAAGAAGAGTAGAGGATTAGGACATGGTATTAAGTATAATAATACTATAGGAGGATCAGTAAGAGCATGTTGGAAGAGAAATGTAACAACAAGCTTAAGAAGATTtagataa
- a CDS encoding forkhead box protein, translating to MTKQERDDKNKYLQEHSSVANVSKYASEQNTRDISFKNNLNNEEIRRNVELDLNVPNVENISGSREGKTILNKTPEFFNRGQSQEPQNYENECNPINNNYNHNSYENKNISYENNHNSYENNHNSYENNHNSYNYDNNLSYDNSPFDNEVRFSRNKSLHNANIKQGISPGFFYQGDLYNHFSGEPEHEGYYNFQSQDIKSQPNNLFAQTFGHFNKKRSFSEADLNKSVRNSPFVNFRRTPQYPEEYYKSNTDDYYKTSRISDNCIDPRMFYKNISGGHIKNKENHSKPAFSYAQIITRALNGSKDGKLTLGEIYRWIEDNFEYYKYANPVWKNSIRHNLSLSKCFKKVPREPGTRGKGGKWQIDQEFIAQEEQRKKRKSFDSENLMNYHSYDLNPEDPRFYQL from the coding sequence ATGACTAAACAAGAACgagatgataaaaataaatatttacaagaGCATTCAAGTGTAGCGAATGTTAGTAAATATGCATCAGAACAAAATACGAGAGATATTAGTTTTAAGAATAACCTTAataatgaagaaattaGAAGGAATGTAGAATTGGATTTAAATGTGCCTAATGTGGAAAATATTAGTGGAAGTAGAGAAGGAAAGAcgattttaaataaaactcCTGAGTTTTTTAATCGTGGTCAATCACAAGAGCCACAAAATTACGAAAATGAATGTAATcctataaataataattataatcaTAATTCATAtgagaataaaaatatttcatatgAAAATAATCATAATTCATATGAAAATAATCATAATTCATACGAAAATAATCATAATTCATATAATTACGACAATAATCTTTCTTATGACAATTCGCCATTTGATAATGAAGTTAGATTTAGtagaaataaatctttacacaatgcaaatataaaacaaggAATATCTCCtggatttttttatcaaggCGACTTATACAATCATTTCTCTGGTGAACCAGAACACGAAGGCTATTATAATTTCCAGTCTCAAGACATAAAATCACAgccaaataatttatttgctCAAACATTTGgacattttaataaaaaaagatcttTCAGCGAAGCAGACTTGAATAAATCAGTTAGAAATAGTCCATTTGTAAACTTCAGGCGTACTCCGCAATATCCAGaagaatattataaatctaatacagatgattattataaaacaagtaGAATTTCTGATAATTGTATAGATCCCagaatgttttataaaaatatatcaggaggacatataaaaaataaagagaaTCATTCTAAACCAGCTTTTTCATATGCGCAAATTATTACTAGAGCATTAAATGGCAGTAAAGATGGGAAATTGACATTAGGAGAGATTTATAGATGGATTGAAGATAATTtcgaatattataaatacgCAAATCCAGTATGGAAAAATTCTATTAGACACAATTTGTCACTTAGTAAATGTTTTAAGAAAGTTCCTAGGGAACCGGGGACGAGAGGCAAAGGAGGAAAGTGGCAAATTGACCAGGAATTTATAGCACAAGAAGAACAAAGGAAGAAGAGAAAGAGCTTTGATTCAGAGAATTTGATGAATTATCATTCTTATGATTTAAACCCAGAAGATCCGAGATTTTATCAGctgtaa
- a CDS encoding trafficking protein particle complex subunit produces MKENDQFLKFALCALVQDLKDNNEDIENEMKKIGHIFCRSALEILDFNRETDLQSLLYNITYTLLEKIHSSPRKLEISSTNNKEYFIFEYEPFFTKHVPLTETWKDFCPESVMTGVIEYAIAASGFKCEVSGYVRPIEKYPDTVVYFIKVHE; encoded by the coding sequence ATGAAGGAAAATGATCAATTTCTCAAATTTGCTTTATGCGCTTTAGTCCAAGACTTAAAAGACAACAATGAAGACATAGAAAACGAAATGAAGAAAATTGGACACATCTTCTGTAGAAGCGCCCTGGAAATACTAGATTTTAATAGAGAGACAGATTTACAGAGTCTACTCTACAATATAACTTACACACTACTAGAAAAGATTCATTCTTCCCCAAGAAAATTAGAGATTTCTAGTACAAATAATAAGgaatatttcatatttgaATATGAGCCATTTTTCACTAAGCATGTGCCACTTACAGAGACATGGAAAGATTTCTGCCCCGAGTCTGTCATGACAGGGGTGATTGAGTACGCCATCGCGGCCTCGGGGTTCAAATGTGAAGTGAGTGGATATGTGAGACCAATAGAGAAATATCCTGACACAGTAGTATACTTTATAAAAGTACATgagtaa
- a CDS encoding eukaryotic translation initiation factor 4E type 2 (IF4E2): MKVEQRKKSDFVHTWDTNYVVTFKEIDNSEVNKETYNKDLETLCKIENPGNILYFLERLKSFDRLDNFYLNVFKEGILPLWEDENNKNGCSWSLVLRKEICQRYFEKILLRMCLGFFKSFEPTGIVGVNKDGKFKLSIWSKNIPQPNEHVNVINEIKEALDINYNVSFQYKKHSKLLDPKEE, encoded by the coding sequence ATGAAAGTCgaacaaagaaaaaagtcTGATTTCGTCCACACATGGGACACAAATTATGTAGTCACATTTAAAGAAATCGACAACTCAGAAGTGAACAAAGAGACCTACAACAAAGATCTAGAAACATTATGTAAAATAGAAAACCCaggaaatattttatatttcctGGAGAGACTAAAGAGCTTCGACAGacttgataatttttatttaaatgtcTTCAAGGAGGGGATCCTGCCCCTCTGGGAagatgaaaataataaaaatgggTGCAGTTGGAGTTTAGTCCTAAGGAAGGAAATATGTCAGAGGTATTttgagaaaatattattgagAATGTGTCTTGGATTTTTTAAGAGTTTTGAGCCCACGGGGATTGTGGGCGTCAATAAAGACGGGAAATTCAAGTTATCAATTTggtctaaaaatattcccCAGCCCAATGAGCATGTTAATGTGATTAATGAGATTAAAGAAGCACTAGATATAAATTACAATGTATCatttcaatataaaaagcaTAGTAAATTACTAGACCCAAAAGAGGagtaa
- a CDS encoding 3-ketodihydrosphingosine reductase encodes MILTLIWCCLPIVIILNYIFAKQTKRTKIYNKKVLIIGGGSGLGESLAHKLNIGFNKVTITSRDQNLIDEINTCTNMKAFYCDVFDDSSFENVLTDYDIIFYCTGLSIPASLNKSSVKSFELCEGTNYLGMIKILKNYISLNKKPFDFIMIGSTLATFPLEGYSTYSPSKSAMLSFFYSTYRELKNMGVNLHFFSPPNMQTRGFDIENRTKPKYAKTIESIFRVYDPDDCANFLIENFQNRKIITIDWFTYFCHIRFDCEKMIDYLFFPVSIIVLWCAKTFTAISYNIFNK; translated from the coding sequence ATGATACTTACATTAATATGGTGTTGTTTGCCAATTgtcataattttaaattatatttttgctaaacaaacaaaaagaaccaagatatacaataaaaaagtattaataATAGGCGGAGGAAGTGGGCTAGGCGAATCTTTAGCTCATAAGCTTAATATTGGATTTAATAAAGTTACAATAACGTCCAGagatcaaaatttaatagacGAAATAAATACATGTACTAATATGAAAGCGTTTTATTGTGATGTTTTTGATGATTCTTCATTTGAAAATGTCTTAACAGACTacgatattattttttattgtactGGTCTGTCAATACCAGCCTCACTTAACAAATCATCAGTCAAGAGTTTTGAACTTTGCGAAGGTACTAATTATTTAggaatgataaaaatacttaaaaattatattagtttgaataaaaaaccatttgattttattatgaTTGGTTCAACATTGGCTACATTTCCTCTTGAGGGATATTCTACTTACAGTCCCAGCAAGAGCGCAATGCtttcgtttttttactCAACATACCGAGAGCTAAAAAACATGGGTGtcaatttacatttttttagtccACCAAATATGCAAACTAGAGGATTCGATATTGAAAATAGAACAAAGCCTAAATATGCAAAAACAATAGAAAGCATTTTTAGGGTTTACGATCCAGATGATTGTGCTAATTTTCTAATAGAAAACTTTCAAAATAGAAAGATCATTACAATAGATTGGTTTACTTATTTTTGTCACATACGATTTGATTGTGAGAAAATGATtgattatcttttttttccaGTATCGATAATTGTTTTGTGGTGCGCAAAAACATTTACAGCGATttcttataatatttttaataaataa
- a CDS encoding solute carrier family 15 member: MYLGKYKTILYLSIVYFIGTLFTTYSSLIVKSPFILFWGLGLISLGTGGIKPCVAAFGGDQIDGVNDQKKREKFFEFFYFAINLGSMISSFLVPLLAEWSCLGNKTCYPLAFGSSSVLLLISIAIFILGSSHYIKIKPNKNRFLKLIADINEEKAEDNSENISNEIHRNQTKDFSYMNILKLFIPIVCFWMLYDQQSSTWIEQGFKMSTTASFGSSKFKILSSQMQTWNSIFILCFIPLFTKYLYPTIEYFGWKLTPIKKMGCGIMLASLSFLSSAYLEHKIIEYATRKETICILWQLPQYLLLTAGEILLNMTGLEFVYSESPESLKTLILAGWLLTVTVGNIFVILYSFIDLARIIKPSEPETFNFLVYSFLGISASLYLFKFESKYKKNIK; encoded by the coding sequence ATGTATTTGGGCAAATACAAAACTATACTTTATCTCAGTATTGTGTACTTTATTGGTACGTTATTTACGACATATAGCTCATTAATAGTCAAATCTccttttatattgttttggGGACTAGGATTAATTTCATTAGGCACTGGAGGTATTAAACCATGTGTAGCAGCATTTGGTGGAGATCAAATTGATGGAGTTAATGATCAAAAAAAACGTGAAAAATTCttcgaatttttttattttgctATTAATTTAGGCAGTATGATTTCATCTTTTCTTGTGCCATTACTTGCAGAATGGTCTTGTTTGGGCAACAAGACATGTTATCCTTTAGCTTTTGGCAGTTCGAGCGTGTTACTTTTGATTTCAATTgcaatatttatattaggATCAAGtcattatattaaaataaagcctaacaaaaatagatttttgaaattaattGCTGATATCAATGAAGAAAAGGCGGAGGATAACAGTGAAAATATTTCCAATGAAATTCACAGAAACCAGACTAAagatttttcttatatgaatattttgaaGTTATTTATTCCTATAGTGTGTTTCTGGATGCTATACGATCAACAATCATCAACCTGGATCGAGCAAGGATTTAAAATGAGTACAACAGCATCATTCGGCagttcaaaatttaaaattttatcttctcAAATGCAAACATGGAACTcgattttcattttatgttttatacCATTATTCACCAAGTATTTGTATCCTACGATAGAATATTTTGGTTGGAAACTAACacctataaaaaaaatgggaTGCGGAATAATGCTCGCATCActtagttttttatcttctgCTTATTTAgaacataaaattattgaatatGCCACAAGAAAAGAAACTATCTGCATATTGTGGCAACTACCGCAATATTTACTTTTGACTGCTGGtgagattttattaaacatGACAGGATTAGAATTCGTATATTCCGAATCTCCAGaatctttaaaaactttaattCTGGCAGGATGGTTATTGACAGTAACAGTcggaaatatttttgttattttgtATTCGTTTATAGATTTGGCTAGAATTATAAAACCATCAGAGCCTGaaacttttaattttttagtttattCGTTTTTAGGAATATCAGCTTCATTGTATTTGTTTAAGTTTGAATCAaagtacaaaaaaaatattaaataa
- a CDS encoding putative tRNA acetlytransferase yields the protein MKSGFFVSCKKGKEEKAFKELQTVLNTSFDTIETQPDYSTLNVSEEIKNEIRILKKSFFSLFFTYKSMFYVSNSSPFTPSKLFYILKERGVKLEYVHRIVPLDRFTTYNENVMRKGLVDIDKSLTFKIEYEERFVPQDTRKRIFELITSTLEGMKVDLSRPDYLIIVSALKNDVGFTVLKNNKEHFNFSKTNKEV from the coding sequence ATGAAAAGCGGTTTTTTTGTATCTTGtaaaaaaggaaaagaagaaaaagcTTTCAAAGAACTGCAAACAGTACTAAACACATCTTTTGATACCATAGAAACTCAACCAGACTACAGTACTTTAAACGTTTctgaagaaataaaaaatgaaattagaattctaaaaaaatcatttttctctcttttttttacttataaaaGCATGTTTTATGTCTCAAATTCTTCTCCATTTACACCTTCAAAActattttacattttaaagGAGAGAGGCGTAAAACTAGAATACGTTCATAGAATTGTACCTTTAGATAGATTCACAACGTACAATGAAAATGTAATGAGGAAGGGCTTGGTTGATATTGACAAATCTTTgacatttaaaattgagTATGAAGAAAGATTCGTTCCTCAAGATACTAGGAAAAGGATATTTGAATTGATAACTTCGACCTTGGAGGGAATGAAAGTAGATTTAAGTCGGCCTGATTACTTGATCATTGTTTCTGCTTTAAAGAATGATGTTGGGTTTACagtattgaaaaataacaaagaacattttaacttttcaaaaacaaataaagaagtataa
- a CDS encoding putative tRNA acetlytransferase: MTGGFFVSCKNGKEGKAVKELQTALRGSLYPIKGISFCGVSNSTEEQNFINKHLEILFFTLFFDHEGIIYLENTSYKSSTFLINWLLNKKLKFKYIDRILPLNRFTTYNEDSIREDLAKIDRSLTYAIDYKEHFVTHNIKKKIIDLITLTLEGMRVDLKDPNYWIIVSAIDDHVGFTVLPKNVSDDSFVKI, translated from the coding sequence ATGACGGGTGGATTTTTTGTATCTTGCAAAAATGGAAAGGAAGGAAAAGCTGTTAAAGAATTACAAACAGCACTGCGTGGATCTTTGTATCCCATAAAGGGAATAAGCTTTTGTGGTGTTTCAAACTCTACTGaagaacaaaattttataaataaacatttggaaatattattttttactctATTTTTCGACCATGAAGGCATAATTTACCTTGAAAATACTTCTTATAAATCGTCTACATTTCTAATTAACTggttattaaataaaaaactaaaatttaaatatattgataGAATTTTACCTTTGAATAGATTCACAACGTACAATGAAGATTCTATAAGGGAAGACTTGGCAAAAATTGACAGGTCATTAACATATGCTATTGACTATAAAGAACATTTTGTGACtcataatattaaaaaaaagataattgaTCTGATAACTTTGACATTGGAGGGAATGAGAGTGGATTTAAAAGACCCTAATTACTGGATCATTGTTTCTGCGATAGATGATCATGTCGGGTTTACAGTATTGCCAAAGAACGTAAGTGATGATTCCTTCgtcaaaatataa